A genomic segment from Candidatus Methylomirabilota bacterium encodes:
- a CDS encoding SGNH/GDSL hydrolase family protein has protein sequence MESTRVVLLGASNLTLGLPTVLSVTHAMLGPGPMDILVAAGHGRSYGQWSRVLARGLPGILGCGLWPAARRPGGVRIYALLTDIGNDLAYGASPADLAGWVSACVERLGEAGADTVLTLLPARSLARLPPWQYHLFKAVLFPGRRLPFRVLHARVAEINQRLTTLAARAKVKVVDPEARWYGPDSIHLRRRERAAAWQAILSRWEVAGGPTGIPDAARRRLPCRRMAPEWRTVLGVTLRRPQPSGVLGDGTTISLY, from the coding sequence ATGGAAAGCACTCGCGTCGTGCTCCTCGGGGCCAGCAACCTCACCCTGGGGCTCCCGACCGTGCTGTCGGTCACGCACGCGATGCTGGGTCCCGGGCCGATGGACATCCTGGTCGCGGCGGGGCATGGGCGATCGTACGGGCAGTGGAGCCGGGTCCTGGCGCGCGGCCTGCCCGGGATCCTCGGCTGTGGGCTGTGGCCCGCGGCCAGGCGGCCGGGCGGCGTCAGGATCTACGCGCTCCTCACGGACATCGGGAACGACCTGGCCTACGGCGCCTCGCCGGCCGACCTCGCCGGGTGGGTCAGCGCCTGCGTCGAGCGGCTCGGCGAGGCGGGCGCCGACACCGTCCTGACGCTCCTGCCGGCGCGAAGCCTGGCGCGGCTCCCCCCCTGGCAGTATCACCTCTTCAAGGCGGTGCTCTTCCCCGGCCGCCGACTCCCGTTCCGCGTCCTTCACGCGCGCGTGGCCGAGATCAACCAGCGCCTCACCACGCTCGCCGCTCGGGCGAAGGTGAAGGTCGTGGATCCGGAAGCCCGCTGGTACGGCCCCGATTCCATCCACCTGCGGAGGCGCGAGCGGGCCGCCGCCTGGCAGGCGATCCTGTCCCGCTGGGAGGTCGCGGGCGGGCCGACCGGGATTCCCGACGCGGCTCGACGCCGGCTCCCGTGTCGCCGGATGGCACCCGAGTGGCGGACGGTCCTGGGCGTCACGCTCCGGCGTCCTCAGCCGAGCGGCGTGCTCGGAGACGGCACCACGATCTCGCTGTACTGA
- a CDS encoding phosphosulfolactate synthase, whose amino-acid sequence MATRRRPGPGRGDSDRAFGFLRLNERDRKPRSRGLTEMRGPYYTPMGKRYLEDILETMGEYVDILKFACGSFSLMPRRALQEIIDLCHAHDVLVSTGGFVEHVLTRGKEAVAQYIQECKRFGFDIVEISSGFITVPADDLVRLTADVQKAGLKAKAEVGIQFGAGGASSVEELEAEGTSDPDWAILRAKRHLDAGAYMIMVESEGITENVRAWRTDVIARFMRELPTEKVMFEAADPEVFAWYVKNYGPEVNLFVDHSQIVQLEALRAGIWGKKSLWGRVLTYKP is encoded by the coding sequence ATGGCGACACGTCGGAGACCCGGACCCGGGCGGGGCGACTCGGATCGGGCTTTTGGCTTTCTCCGTCTGAACGAGCGCGACCGGAAGCCGCGCTCGCGGGGGCTCACGGAGATGCGCGGCCCGTACTACACGCCGATGGGCAAGCGCTACCTCGAGGACATTCTCGAGACGATGGGCGAGTACGTCGACATCCTGAAGTTCGCCTGCGGGTCGTTCAGCCTGATGCCGCGGCGAGCCCTCCAGGAGATCATCGATCTCTGCCACGCCCACGACGTGCTCGTGTCGACCGGTGGCTTCGTGGAACACGTGCTCACTCGCGGCAAAGAGGCGGTCGCCCAGTACATCCAGGAGTGCAAGCGCTTCGGCTTCGACATCGTCGAGATCTCGAGCGGCTTCATCACGGTGCCGGCCGACGACCTGGTCCGCCTCACCGCCGACGTGCAGAAGGCCGGTCTGAAGGCGAAGGCCGAGGTCGGCATCCAGTTCGGGGCCGGGGGCGCGAGCTCGGTGGAAGAGCTGGAGGCGGAGGGCACCAGCGATCCCGACTGGGCGATCCTCCGGGCCAAGCGGCACCTCGACGCCGGCGCCTACATGATCATGGTCGAGTCCGAGGGCATCACCGAGAACGTCCGCGCGTGGCGCACGGACGTGATCGCCCGGTTCATGCGGGAGCTCCCGACCGAGAAGGTCATGTTCGAGGCGGCCGATCCGGAGGTCTTCGCCTGGTATGTGAAGAACTACGGGCCGGAGGTCAATCTGTTCGTCGACCACAGCCAGATCGTCCAGCTCGAGGCGCTCCGGGCCGGCATCTGGGGCAAGAAGAGCCTCTGGGGGCGCGTGCTGACCTACAAGCCGTGA
- a CDS encoding acetamidase/formamidase family protein — MKTIDIDRSKHLSEEPKTGHNRWHPDLEPVVEVGEGEDVALATRDAVDGYLTSTSTAADLASLPFGAIHPLTGPVSIKGARPGDLLEVEFLDVVPQRWAFSGIVPTLGFLRDVMATPFVVHWSLADGWATSREVPGVRIPGAPFMGVAGVAPSRGQLEAWTRREAELIARGGVALPPDPAGAVPSSGPAATHGLRTLPPRENGGNFDVKQLTKGAALLLPVGVDGALFSTGDGHFAQGDGEVCVTAVEMGATCVVRFRLHRGEAERRRIRWPRFQRRDYFADPRWAAPQRFIATMGMPVDEHGVNHGENLNLACRNAVLSMMDVLQERGFSREQAYVICSVAVDLRLSNVVDVPNVVVSAFLPEDIFQP, encoded by the coding sequence GTGAAGACCATCGACATCGATCGCAGCAAGCACCTGAGCGAGGAGCCGAAGACGGGACACAACCGCTGGCATCCCGACCTCGAGCCCGTCGTCGAAGTGGGTGAGGGCGAAGACGTGGCCCTGGCGACCCGGGATGCGGTCGACGGCTACCTGACCTCGACCAGCACCGCGGCGGACCTGGCCAGCCTGCCCTTCGGGGCCATCCACCCGCTGACGGGGCCCGTCTCCATCAAGGGGGCCCGGCCGGGAGACCTCCTGGAGGTGGAGTTCCTGGACGTCGTCCCGCAGCGGTGGGCCTTCAGCGGCATCGTCCCCACCCTGGGCTTCCTCCGCGACGTCATGGCCACGCCGTTCGTCGTCCACTGGAGCCTCGCGGACGGCTGGGCGACCTCCCGGGAGGTGCCGGGCGTCCGCATCCCGGGCGCGCCCTTCATGGGGGTCGCCGGCGTCGCGCCGTCGCGCGGGCAGCTCGAGGCGTGGACCCGGCGGGAGGCGGAGCTGATCGCGCGGGGCGGCGTCGCGCTGCCGCCCGACCCGGCCGGGGCCGTGCCGTCGTCCGGCCCGGCCGCGACCCACGGGCTCCGCACCCTGCCGCCCCGGGAGAACGGCGGCAATTTCGACGTGAAGCAGCTGACGAAGGGGGCGGCGCTCCTGCTGCCCGTCGGCGTCGACGGCGCGCTCTTCTCGACGGGCGACGGCCACTTCGCCCAGGGGGACGGGGAGGTGTGCGTGACCGCGGTGGAGATGGGCGCCACCTGCGTGGTGCGCTTCCGCCTGCACCGGGGCGAGGCCGAGCGACGCCGGATCCGCTGGCCGCGCTTCCAGCGCCGCGACTACTTCGCCGATCCCCGGTGGGCGGCGCCCCAGCGGTTCATCGCCACCATGGGCATGCCCGTCGACGAGCACGGGGTCAACCACGGCGAGAACCTCAACCTTGCCTGCCGGAACGCCGTGCTGAGCATGATGGACGTGCTCCAGGAGCGCGGCTTCAGCCGAGAGCAGGCCTACGTCATCTGCAGCGTGGCCGTCGACCTCCGGCTGAGCAACGTCGTGGATGTCCCGAACGTGGTGGTCTCCGCCTTCTTGCCGGAGGACATCTTCCAGCCCTGA
- the glnA gene encoding type I glutamate--ammonia ligase, translating to MTPKDVIKLAKDKGAKIVDLRFIDVPGLWQHFSIPVAELTEELFAEGIGFDGSSIRGFQTIDESDMLLMPDPVTAQMDPFTAVPTLVLICNVKDPVTMEPYSRDPRYVAQKAELFLKQTAIADTVYIGPELEFFILDSVKFDQSYNYGFYQIDSEAGFWNSGKESTGYKPRYKQGYFPVPPMDHFQDLRSEMVLNLESVGVKIEVHHHEVGTAGQTEIDMRFNTLTKMADAVMWYKYVTKNTALKHGKTVTFMPKPIFQDNGSGMHTHQSLWKNGKNLFYEVGGYADISKTCLHYIGGILKHAPALCAIIAPTTNSYRRLVPGYEAPINLVYSQRNRSACVRIPMYSRSEKAKRIEFRTPDPSCNPYLSFAACLMAGLDGVVNKIDPGAPIDKDLYELPPDEAKSVKQLPGSLDVVLDNLEKDHDFLLKGDVFTPDLIETRIEYTRKNELDAVRLRPHPYEFALYFDI from the coding sequence ATGACGCCGAAGGACGTGATCAAGCTGGCCAAGGACAAGGGTGCGAAGATCGTCGACCTGCGCTTCATCGACGTGCCCGGTCTGTGGCAGCACTTCTCGATTCCAGTCGCTGAGCTGACCGAGGAGCTGTTCGCCGAAGGAATCGGGTTCGACGGCTCGTCGATCCGCGGCTTCCAGACGATCGACGAGTCCGACATGCTCCTGATGCCCGACCCGGTGACCGCCCAGATGGATCCCTTCACCGCCGTCCCCACGCTGGTGCTCATCTGCAACGTCAAGGACCCCGTGACGATGGAGCCCTACTCGCGGGATCCGCGGTACGTGGCCCAGAAGGCCGAGCTCTTCTTGAAGCAGACGGCCATCGCCGACACGGTCTACATCGGTCCCGAGCTCGAGTTCTTCATCCTCGATTCGGTCAAGTTCGATCAGAGCTACAACTACGGCTTCTATCAGATCGACTCGGAGGCAGGCTTCTGGAACTCGGGGAAGGAGAGCACCGGCTACAAGCCGCGGTACAAGCAGGGTTACTTCCCGGTCCCGCCCATGGACCACTTCCAGGACCTCCGGTCGGAGATGGTCCTGAATCTCGAGTCGGTCGGGGTCAAGATCGAAGTGCACCACCACGAGGTGGGGACCGCCGGCCAGACCGAGATCGACATGCGGTTCAACACGCTGACCAAGATGGCCGATGCCGTGATGTGGTACAAGTACGTCACCAAGAACACCGCGCTCAAGCACGGGAAGACCGTGACCTTCATGCCCAAGCCGATCTTCCAGGACAACGGCTCCGGCATGCACACGCACCAGTCGCTCTGGAAGAACGGCAAGAACCTCTTCTACGAGGTGGGCGGGTACGCCGACATCTCCAAGACGTGTCTTCACTACATCGGCGGGATTCTCAAGCACGCCCCGGCCCTCTGCGCGATCATCGCGCCCACCACCAACTCCTACCGGCGGCTGGTGCCCGGCTACGAGGCGCCCATCAACCTGGTCTACAGCCAGCGGAACCGATCGGCCTGCGTCCGGATCCCGATGTACTCCCGGTCGGAGAAGGCCAAGCGGATCGAGTTCCGCACGCCGGATCCGTCCTGCAACCCGTACCTGTCGTTCGCGGCCTGCCTGATGGCCGGACTCGACGGGGTCGTCAACAAGATCGATCCGGGAGCGCCGATCGACAAGGACCTCTACGAGCTGCCGCCCGACGAGGCCAAGTCTGTCAAGCAGCTGCCCGGGTCGCTCGACGTGGTGCTCGACAACCTCGAGAAAGATCACGACTTCCTGCTGAAGGGTGACGTCTTCACCCCTGACCTCATCGAGACCCGGATCGAGTACACGCGGAAGAACGAGCTGGATGCGGTCCGGCTGCGCCCGCATCCCTACGAGTTCGCGCTCTACTTCGACATCTAG
- a CDS encoding sigma-54 dependent transcriptional regulator: protein MKHGARVLIVDDEPDVVANWVRVLERDGYTCITATDGQRALGLLEEERPDVVLTDLQMPRVDGMAVLGRALELDPDIVVVVITGHGTIQSAVEAIRAGAFDYLLKPLPSNDTLRLAVERGVAKRRLVEENRRLRESLAPPVGLDQLIGRSPAMVSVFELVHKAARSEANILIQGESGTGKELIARAIHTNSPRASEVFVPVDCAALPENLLESELFGHERGAFTGAERAKPGMFEVADRGTLFLDEVGELPLTLQAKLLRALQEREIRRVGGTKLIPVDVRLVSATNRDLAEAVRKREFREDLFYRVNVIAIMLPPLRERAGDVPLLAYHFLGRYGRNRERPLEGLDAEALAMLEGYAWPGNIRELQNVIERACVLADGSTLRVRDLPEHVRGRGRPAAAVPGKDLPLREAREAWLHAFTQEYLTHLLRQHGGNISQAAKTAGVDRKTLHRLLAKHAITG, encoded by the coding sequence ATGAAGCACGGCGCGCGGGTGCTGATCGTGGACGACGAGCCGGACGTCGTGGCGAACTGGGTCCGTGTCCTCGAGCGCGACGGGTACACCTGCATCACGGCCACCGACGGCCAGCGGGCGCTGGGGCTTCTGGAGGAGGAGCGGCCGGACGTCGTCCTGACCGATCTCCAGATGCCCCGGGTGGACGGGATGGCGGTCCTCGGGCGAGCGCTCGAGCTCGACCCGGACATCGTCGTCGTGGTGATCACGGGTCACGGGACGATCCAGTCGGCGGTCGAGGCGATCCGCGCCGGCGCGTTCGACTATCTCCTCAAGCCGCTGCCCTCGAACGACACCTTGCGGCTGGCCGTGGAGCGAGGCGTGGCGAAGCGGCGGCTGGTCGAGGAGAACCGGCGCCTCCGGGAGTCCCTCGCGCCGCCGGTCGGCCTCGATCAGCTCATCGGCCGGAGCCCGGCGATGGTCTCGGTGTTCGAGCTGGTCCACAAGGCCGCGCGCTCCGAGGCCAACATCCTGATCCAGGGCGAGTCGGGTACCGGCAAAGAGCTGATCGCGCGGGCCATTCACACGAACAGCCCCCGCGCCTCGGAGGTCTTCGTGCCGGTCGACTGCGCCGCCCTGCCGGAAAACCTCCTCGAGTCCGAGCTCTTCGGCCACGAGCGCGGGGCCTTCACCGGCGCCGAGCGCGCCAAGCCGGGGATGTTCGAGGTGGCCGATCGCGGCACCCTGTTCCTCGACGAGGTGGGCGAGCTGCCGCTGACGCTCCAGGCCAAGCTCCTCCGGGCCCTTCAGGAGCGGGAAATCCGGCGGGTGGGGGGGACGAAGCTCATCCCGGTGGACGTGCGGCTCGTCTCGGCGACGAACCGCGACCTCGCCGAGGCGGTCCGCAAGCGGGAATTCCGCGAGGACCTCTTCTACCGGGTGAACGTGATCGCCATCATGCTCCCGCCCTTGCGCGAGCGGGCCGGCGACGTGCCGTTGCTCGCCTACCACTTCCTGGGCCGCTACGGGCGGAACCGCGAGCGACCGCTGGAGGGGCTCGATGCCGAGGCGCTGGCCATGCTGGAAGGCTACGCCTGGCCGGGGAACATCCGTGAGCTTCAGAACGTGATCGAGCGGGCCTGCGTCCTGGCCGACGGATCGACCCTGCGGGTGCGCGATCTTCCCGAGCATGTCCGCGGGCGGGGCCGTCCGGCCGCCGCCGTGCCGGGGAAGGACCTTCCTCTGCGGGAAGCCCGTGAGGCCTGGCTCCACGCCTTCACCCAGGAGTACCTGACTCACCTCCTCCGGCAGCACGGCGGCAACATCTCGCAGGCCGCCAAGACCGCGGGCGTCGACCGGAAGACGCTCCACCGCCTGCTGGCCAAGCACGCCATCACGGGCTGA
- a CDS encoding MmgE/PrpD family protein: MAKVDQLAGFVVRASYEDLSERARRELKIRVLDSLGCAIGALGGEPIRLVRTQLRDFEGSGRSTLVAGGRAAPDRAAFYNAALVRYLDFNDSYLAPGETCHPSDNLGAVLAAAEYAGATGREFLAALAVAYQVQCRLSDVAPVRAKGFDHTTQGSYAVASGVARALRLDAERTANAIAICGTAFNALRVTRTGALSHWKGLASPNTAFGCTHAAFLAMRGVTGPREIFEGNKGFMDAIAGPFEIDWSKEDLERVTRTILKRYNAEIHSQSALEALIELRDEHGLRAADVERIEIDVFDVAYHIIGGGEEGDKRTVRTKEEADHSLPYMLAAALVDGQVMPEQYTSERIGRDDVQALLRRVVVRPDPGYSRRFPAEHACRVTVVLRQGRAVRREKADYEGFHTRPMSWDTVVRKFERLSEPSTDAALRRAITDAVVDLEARSTADLTGLLARVRGPADGT; encoded by the coding sequence ATGGCGAAGGTCGACCAGCTCGCCGGGTTCGTGGTCCGCGCCTCCTACGAGGATCTCTCGGAGCGAGCCCGCCGGGAGCTGAAGATCCGGGTGCTGGATTCCCTGGGCTGCGCCATCGGCGCGCTCGGCGGTGAGCCGATCCGCCTCGTCCGGACGCAGCTCCGCGACTTCGAAGGAAGCGGGCGCTCCACGCTGGTGGCCGGAGGGCGGGCCGCGCCGGATCGCGCCGCCTTCTACAACGCGGCCCTGGTCCGTTACCTGGACTTCAACGACAGCTACCTCGCTCCGGGCGAGACGTGCCACCCGAGCGACAACCTCGGCGCGGTGCTGGCCGCCGCGGAGTACGCCGGGGCGACCGGACGGGAGTTCTTGGCGGCGCTGGCGGTGGCCTATCAGGTCCAGTGCCGCCTGAGCGACGTCGCGCCCGTCCGCGCCAAGGGCTTCGACCACACCACCCAGGGGTCGTATGCCGTGGCGTCCGGCGTCGCCCGCGCCCTCCGGCTCGACGCCGAGCGGACGGCGAACGCGATCGCGATCTGCGGGACCGCCTTCAACGCCCTGCGGGTGACGCGGACGGGGGCCCTCTCGCACTGGAAGGGCCTCGCGTCCCCCAACACGGCATTCGGCTGCACGCACGCCGCGTTCCTGGCGATGCGCGGGGTCACCGGGCCGCGCGAGATATTCGAGGGCAACAAGGGCTTCATGGACGCCATCGCGGGTCCCTTCGAGATCGACTGGTCCAAGGAGGACCTCGAGCGCGTCACCCGCACCATCCTCAAGCGGTACAATGCCGAGATCCACAGCCAGTCCGCCCTCGAAGCGCTCATCGAGCTCCGGGACGAGCACGGCCTCCGGGCCGCCGATGTCGAGCGGATCGAGATCGACGTCTTCGACGTGGCTTACCACATCATCGGCGGCGGCGAGGAGGGAGACAAGCGGACGGTCCGCACCAAGGAGGAGGCGGACCATAGCCTGCCCTACATGCTGGCGGCCGCGCTCGTGGACGGTCAGGTGATGCCCGAGCAGTACACGTCCGAGCGGATCGGGCGGGACGACGTGCAGGCCCTCCTCCGGCGGGTGGTCGTCCGGCCGGATCCCGGCTACAGCCGCCGGTTCCCGGCCGAGCATGCCTGTCGGGTGACCGTGGTGCTCCGGCAGGGGCGGGCCGTCCGTCGGGAAAAGGCGGACTACGAGGGGTTCCATACTCGTCCGATGAGCTGGGACACCGTCGTGCGGAAGTTCGAGCGGCTGAGCGAGCCCTCCACGGACGCCGCGCTGCGACGGGCCATCACGGACGCCGTGGTCGATCTGGAAGCGCGGAGCACCGCGGACCTCACGGGGCTGCTGGCCCGGGTACGCGGGCCGGCGGATGGGACGTAG
- a CDS encoding aminotransferase, which produces MTAEPASTVPLETLDKQRVFHPATSIADHLRTGPRIMAEASGITLTDTEGRRYLDAVAGLWCVNIGYGRHEVADAMAAQSRRLAFYHTFSSMSNEPQIRLADRLLGLAPGRMSKVFFGNSGSEANDTQVKLVWYYNNLRGRPRKKKIIARREAYHGTTVATASLTGLPAFHKAFDLPIANILHTDTPYYYRRAVPAMSEEEYAAALAAELAALIEREGPDTVAAFIAEPVMGAGGVLTPPRTYFEQIQRVLRQHDVLMIADEVICGFGRLGRLFGCEVYGIEPDLVTVAKGLTSGYFPLSACFLSEPIWTVLRDASPQTGAFAHGFTYSGHPVGAAAAMANLDILLGEDLVGNAARVGEYLQRRLREAFAGHPLVGEVRGIGLIAGLELVADKATKRLFPAEVKVAHRVAQRCMEEGLVARALPAGHVIAFSPPLCVTREQVDEVIARFARGLDAVTDELTRQRAAMPA; this is translated from the coding sequence ATGACCGCCGAGCCCGCGTCGACCGTACCGCTCGAGACCCTCGACAAGCAGCGCGTCTTCCATCCGGCGACCTCGATCGCCGACCACCTGCGCACCGGACCGCGGATCATGGCGGAGGCCTCCGGCATCACCCTCACCGATACGGAGGGCCGGCGCTACCTGGATGCCGTGGCCGGGCTCTGGTGCGTCAACATCGGCTACGGCCGACACGAGGTGGCCGACGCCATGGCCGCCCAGTCGCGGCGGCTGGCCTTCTACCACACGTTCTCCTCCATGTCGAACGAGCCGCAGATCCGGCTGGCCGACCGACTGCTCGGGCTCGCCCCCGGCCGGATGAGCAAGGTCTTCTTCGGCAACTCCGGGTCGGAGGCGAATGACACCCAGGTCAAGCTGGTCTGGTACTACAACAACCTGCGCGGCCGGCCGCGCAAGAAGAAGATCATCGCGCGGCGGGAAGCCTACCACGGCACCACCGTCGCCACGGCCAGCCTCACCGGGCTGCCGGCCTTCCACAAGGCCTTCGACCTCCCGATCGCGAACATCCTCCACACGGACACCCCGTACTACTACCGGCGCGCCGTGCCGGCGATGTCCGAAGAGGAGTACGCGGCGGCGCTCGCCGCCGAGCTCGCCGCGCTGATCGAGCGCGAGGGTCCCGACACCGTGGCGGCCTTCATCGCGGAGCCGGTCATGGGCGCCGGCGGCGTCTTGACGCCCCCCCGAACCTACTTCGAGCAGATCCAGCGGGTCCTCCGGCAGCACGACGTCCTGATGATCGCCGACGAGGTGATCTGCGGCTTCGGCCGGCTCGGCCGGCTGTTCGGCTGCGAGGTCTACGGGATCGAGCCGGATCTCGTCACGGTGGCCAAGGGCCTCACCAGCGGGTACTTCCCGCTCTCCGCCTGCTTCCTGTCCGAGCCGATCTGGACCGTGCTCCGCGACGCCTCGCCCCAGACCGGCGCCTTCGCCCACGGCTTCACCTACAGCGGGCACCCGGTGGGGGCGGCGGCGGCGATGGCGAACCTCGACATCCTCCTCGGCGAGGACCTGGTCGGGAACGCGGCGCGGGTCGGGGAGTACTTGCAGCGGCGACTCCGCGAGGCCTTCGCGGGGCATCCGCTGGTGGGGGAGGTGCGCGGCATCGGCCTGATCGCGGGTCTCGAGCTCGTCGCCGACAAGGCCACCAAGCGCCTCTTCCCGGCCGAGGTCAAGGTGGCCCACCGCGTCGCGCAGCGGTGCATGGAGGAGGGGCTCGTCGCGCGGGCGCTTCCGGCCGGCCACGTCATCGCCTTCTCGCCGCCCCTCTGCGTCACGCGCGAGCAGGTCGATGAGGTGATCGCGCGCTTCGCCCGCGGGCTCGACGCGGTGACGGACGAGCTCACCCGCCAGCGCGCGGCGATGCCGGCGTAG
- a CDS encoding SDR family oxidoreductase gives MELAGKVALVTGAARGIGRGIALALGGEGVHLALADLGTAEDPALPYRLARPADLEETARLAAGGGVRVVSLVADVTRPADVAAMVTETVRQLGGLDILVNNAGVIVAGPFEALTPTQLDRLMAVNVKGVVLCTQAALPHLRQRGGGAIVNVASIAGKTGRAFTAAYSASKFAVVGLTQGLAQELGPANIRVNAVCPGLLRTAMWLDVVGPARAASLGVRPEEAFDEFVRRNTPLGREQTPADIGEAVVYLCRADNVTGVALNVAGGVEMH, from the coding sequence ATGGAGCTCGCCGGTAAGGTCGCGCTCGTGACCGGCGCCGCCCGAGGGATCGGGCGCGGCATCGCGCTCGCGCTCGGCGGCGAGGGTGTCCACCTCGCGCTGGCCGACCTCGGCACGGCGGAGGACCCCGCTCTCCCCTACCGGCTGGCGCGCCCCGCCGATCTGGAGGAGACCGCCCGCCTGGCGGCAGGCGGCGGGGTGCGGGTCGTCTCCCTCGTGGCCGACGTCACCCGGCCCGCCGACGTCGCCGCGATGGTGACCGAGACCGTGCGCCAGCTGGGTGGGCTCGATATCCTCGTGAACAACGCCGGCGTGATCGTGGCCGGGCCCTTCGAGGCGCTGACGCCAACCCAGCTCGACCGCCTGATGGCGGTCAACGTGAAGGGTGTCGTCCTCTGCACGCAGGCGGCGCTGCCGCACCTCAGGCAGCGTGGCGGGGGCGCCATCGTCAACGTCGCCTCGATCGCCGGCAAGACCGGCCGGGCCTTCACCGCCGCCTACTCCGCTTCCAAGTTCGCGGTTGTCGGCCTCACGCAGGGGCTCGCCCAGGAACTGGGGCCGGCAAACATCCGGGTCAACGCGGTCTGTCCAGGGCTCCTCCGCACGGCGATGTGGCTCGACGTCGTCGGGCCGGCCCGGGCGGCCTCGCTCGGCGTCCGGCCCGAGGAGGCGTTCGACGAATTCGTCCGGCGGAACACCCCGCTGGGCCGCGAGCAGACGCCCGCCGACATCGGGGAAGCCGTCGTGTACCTCTGCCGGGCCGACAACGTCACCGGCGTGGCGCTGAATGTCGCCGGCGGCGTCGAAATGCACTGA
- a CDS encoding pyridoxamine 5'-phosphate oxidase family protein — protein MSRSLGPFLPDDLLARLVASDATEHYGQAIVLVTVDPYGRPHPALVSYAELRALDAGRIRLVLHVGTRSSTHLRDSGRATLVFADAGLNLYVKADAVPLPAATTNPRLTRFELQVRDVVADRAEGEEAGSFLTGGITFEWPGGPEAWARHCAGLRTALET, from the coding sequence GTGTCTCGCTCGCTCGGTCCTTTTCTCCCGGACGACTTGCTGGCGCGCCTCGTCGCGTCCGACGCCACCGAGCACTACGGCCAGGCCATCGTGCTGGTGACCGTGGATCCCTACGGCCGGCCGCACCCCGCGCTCGTCTCCTACGCCGAGCTGCGCGCCCTCGATGCCGGGCGCATCCGCCTCGTCCTCCACGTCGGGACGCGCTCGTCGACCCACCTGCGCGATTCCGGGCGAGCCACCCTGGTCTTCGCCGACGCCGGGCTCAATCTCTACGTGAAGGCGGACGCCGTCCCGCTGCCGGCGGCCACGACGAACCCCAGGCTGACGCGGTTCGAGCTGCAGGTGCGCGACGTGGTGGCGGACCGGGCGGAAGGGGAGGAGGCCGGCTCGTTTCTGACCGGCGGGATCACCTTCGAGTGGCCGGGCGGGCCCGAAGCGTGGGCCCGCCATTGCGCCGGCCTTCGGACGGCGCTCGAGACCTGA